The DNA region ttgaaaaagtcatagtatagtatgtcaaaaaaataacaaagggACATGATATagtaagttgaaaaaaaaagaaaaaaaagtgtatagtatgtaaaaaaaaaagaagattatagcacagtatgttgaaaaaataagaaaagtcagtatattttgtcgacaaaataaaaagtcatagtaaagtatgtggaaaaaaaattatagcacagtatgtggaaaaaataaaagtcatagtatagtatgtggaaaaaaattaaaagctatagtatgtcgatttttttttttttaaaagtcatagtatagtatgtcgaaaaaattcaaaCGTCaaagtatagtgtgtcgaaaaaatttaaaaagtcatagtattgtatgttgaattaaaaaaaagtcatagtatagtacattacaaaaaatgtatgtcaaaaaaataaagtcatagaatagagtcttaaaaataaaaaaaggtcagtatggtatgtcgaaaaaattaaaaaaaagtcatggtatggtatgtcgaaaaaaagtcatagaatagtgtcttaaaaataaaaaaaggtcagtatggtatgtcgaaaaaatacaAAACGCAATAGTATGATATGTCAAAAGATcgtagtgtagtatgttgaaaaaaaaaaaaaagtcatagtatagtatgttgaagaaataaaaagatcatagtatgtcaaaaaaaaagtgaggttggtatgtcgaaaaaataaaaaaaagtaatagtatagtatgttgaagttttttctaaaaagtcatagtgtagtatgttggaaaaaagaaaaaagaaattatagtatagtgtgtcttaaaaataaaaaagtcatagtgtagtatgttgaaaaaataaaaaaaaagttatagtatgtctaattttatttttttaaaaagtcatagtataacatgtcgaaaaaaagtcagagtagtatgtcgaaaaaataaaaaaatcatggtataatatgttgacaaaataaaaaaaatgaatcatagtttagtatgtcgaaaacattaaaaagtcagtatatcaTGTCGACAAAATAatatatcgaatcggcaccaaagtatcgtgatagtactcgaatcgggagataggtgtattgtcccagccctaatggTTTTTAACCACTTTAGTGTGAGGGCTGGTCTGGTTCCTTTATACCAAGTTAACAAACAACAGAAACGGCTTTTGACGGCACGGAGatataaaacatcaaaaaatATTCACCTGATGCGATAGCTGCTCCTGGCTCTGAAGCAGGTAGAAGGCCAGTGGAAGCTCTATGGGTTTCCAGGTCCTGTGTCCACCAGCTGCCCATCTTGCAATGATCGAGCCAGGCTGAGGTGCTCTGGACATTGTGTTCATCCATCTTTAATTGGGATATGGGGGAGCTCTCATTGGTGGTGTCAGAGGGAGCAGAGGTGGTTATGATGTTGCAGGGTAGGCTGGGGGTCAGAGAGCTACCAGAGATCGGAAGCTGTGTGCGGAAAATAGAGCTCCACATGGGGGTGAGAGGGGAGATGTCCTGCCGACCGGTCTCTACTGAGACACCTGAGCCACTGGCTACAGGATGCTCTGACAGAAGGCTCTGGTGAAGGTCAGTCAGCACGGTGGTTTCAGACAGGGCACAGGAGAGGTCTTGACTGAAGCATTCCACTGCTTCCTCTTGCTGTTGATGCTCATGTGTTTTCTGGGCACATACAGTGAAAAACATCACACATGaagagccttttgcattttgAAAACAGGTACTGTGATAATCAacctacatgtacagtacatttaaagAGAGATATTGCTTACCTGACATTCTTCTTCCAGGAAACAGTCAGGTGTGGCTGCTTCACTAAAACTGAAAATCTGTGAAGGGATGCAATCTGGTTGGTCCTCTTGGTCGAGTGTTAAATCAAAGCTCCACAGATCTGTGACATCTGGGGGACCATGAACAACTTCTTCTCCTTTACAGCAGGCCATGTTCTCTGCAGATAAGAATTCATGCAGTGATGTGTAAATTCAGTAAACCACAATTCATTGTGATATATTTTGTCCCTCCAGCTGGATGCACCTACACACCATAGTCAGGTGAGAGGAAGCTGTGACACTCCACCTGAGGCTCGCAGAGGGAGGGCACTGATTGGCTGACCTCATCACTGTAGAACTGAGGGGGAAGATATAACCTGCAACTGGACCATAGGAAACAAATATAACTCAGTTTTAATTCACTCACCAGTGTTAAGTGCaccatacatcagaccggcaatacatCATCAAGAGTAGGCTCTCCTGACAACACCCCGTTGGTCGTATCTAGAAGATAACCCACGGgttgggaaactctcgcaagatggttaaggttaggcattgatcttgaaaagttaaggttagggtaggTCGTCGTTGCTTATTTAAATACAACACTTAGTCTaacgtgattcaatcaaatactgtatgtatagatgtctggataagcaatatccagCCGCTGTGTTGGACacgggaagactgaagggacatggcggctatcaaccttaatttattaaggcATCGCGAACGCTCAGTttcaggcaaggtcgcaaaataattattagacatgtgtataaatcAAACCTTTGGTTAACAAGAGATTAATGCATActaacttgtcaaaattacaatccaaacgcATGTCAAATTGCAATGACATCTATCGGATTTTtggttttctatcccccaaaagggggcgggccttgactttttgctaagtacccgtatgtgccggtctgatgtataagTATAATGTGAGATAAGATGACCTCACCTCTTGTTTACAGGAATGGTTTCATCCATGGAAGGTCCTGAAACTGCATCAACACTGAGAAAGTCCTCGCTTGAGAAAACAGTCTTAACGTCCTCTTCTCCCTCTAACAAAGAGATGAAGTTTCTCTTTATCTTTTGACTGCCTCTTAATGTGAATGGTGTGCAAATAAAATCCAACACAAAACTTACCCTCTGCAGAGTTGCTCAAGAAAACAAGGTCTGTGGCACCATCTAGTGTCATTGTCAGCTCAGGGCAATCTGGCAAGGCTTCAACTGATGAAGGGGTTctgctctcttcttcctcctccctgcttTGGTTCTCTCCATCAGTGAGGAAAGAGGAGATCCTCTGCAGAGTCAAGGTACTTTCATACACATGAGGACGGTCCTGTCTCAACAGAGGCAAGGAGGAGGCTAAGGTGAAGGAGGGGACCGACTCAGAGCTCAGATCCTCAGAAGAAGAAATGTGCTCTGGTGACTCAGGCTGCTGCTGGGACAAGAACAGATGTATTAAAATCAACTACCTATACTGTTGTGGTCATTTTTCAAAGGGACACTGGTGAGGCATACATTATGGACAGGCTGTTCCTCTTCTGGTTCATCTGTATGTGCTGTTTGCTCTGTTTCTTCTATCATGTTCATTGGGGAGGGGCTGGGCGTGAGATGACGGAGAGCCTGTGTTGACAGAAACATCTCTCTGCTGTTCgattttctctctgtgtgctccGGCCACACCACCTCCCTGGAATAAAGAACAGAGAAGTGATCTGCTGAGTTCTCTGGGGTACTGAACATAATTCAAACTCTGTTGTCCACATgggcaatttggggttaagtatcttgctcaaatACCATCTACAACATCAGTACCTTATCTTGGGCTGTGGCTTTCTCACTTCTATCACAGCCTCTCTGACTAGTTGGACCAGTTCCTCTGGGGACACAGTATTGACTCTCTGAGCCTGATACTGTTTGGCAGACAGCGGGCAGGGTGGCCTTCCTGCTGAAAGGTTGTATGAAAAATAATCTCATGgttaaatgtaatgtactttATTCTGTCCTGATACCATTAAATATTCTATTCATTTAATCTGCCTTACCTTTCTTTATCAGTGGCAACTGTGACCTTGTAGTCCCATTTACAATGTCCCTTTCAACCTGATAAAGAATTTTAgggggaaaagaaaagtcatttCAAGGCTCAATATCTTTGGTGCATTATGTTTTGCTGTATTCACGTACATTGTATCCTGCAGGGATGCATTTCAAAGCCTCTGCACACAGACCAAATCCATTACAAGCCTGGAGGAAGTACATGACCACGTTGTCGTTTTCAGTGTGGCCTCTCTTCAGCAGAGCACCGGCTTCAGGGACGCAACTGGAGACCAGAGACGTTGTCAACGACACACATTAAGACAATAAGTGATGATTAAACATATGATTAGCACGCCATTAGTGTACCAGAATGTACCTGTTTTGAAGAAGCACATCTGCACAGAACTTAGCATCCTCAGTGCTCTCTATTGCGGGTCTGGTCCAGTGGAGGTACCGTAATGCCAACTGAGGCTGCTTCCTCATTAGCAGACAGTGGATGATGCAACGATGCTGCCAGGAGAGACGGGGAGCAGCAGCCCTTGGGCTCAGCAATAACTCCATGGAGGCCTGGGTAGGATGGAACATCACATAAAGCAGCATTACAAGGTGCTTTTTGactgacattttaaatgttgtcTCCTTACATGCATGAGAAAAAACAACCTCAGTTACATCTCTCCTACTTGTTATCATCAAGAAATAAACTGGCAAATTGTGACAATGAATTCACtcatcatgtgcaatatcaatgTATATCATCCATCCTGTACATGTATATCAACACTTCATATTTCATGTGCAATAATATCTGTCTACTACATTTTTTACTACtataattgtatatattttatttatttttgtattttgctttttacttattatatctttgtttacttattatatcttgttctttttttttactgatgcaaATGAAgggttatcttatcttaaatgtCTTATACATGAAAGCATCTCCTCTTCCAAAAGTGTGACATACTGTAAATCCTTCACTAATGAGGCACAGTTGAGCGTTATTATATTAATCATACACCCTTCTTAGTGTCACCAGTAGACCATTATGGCTGCTGAAACAAGGACACTGATGCAATCAACAGGATGGTTAACAGGCCCTTGGAATGCACTCGCATCACTGTCAGCTTGCACATGCTCATTTTAGTGACTTCATCAATATCAGAATCAGTCACTCACCTAATGTATAAAATCAATTTTGCTTCTTGGTTATGTACCTTGATGTGTCCATGATCAAGCATCCAGAAGGCCCTGATTTGTTGGGAAAAGCTGGAAGGAATAGTGAAAGCGTGGCAGAATGATTGGAGGAGGTCACCTTTGCACTGCAGGAAGTTCGCCATATCCAGGACAAAGTACATGAGCTGTGATAGATATAAGTTAAGAAGTACATAACCTGAATCAAATATAATATAGATAGCTTTTATCTAGAATAAAGCAAGACAGAGAACAATAGAAGAAAACGCAATGCACAGTATGCTCCACAG from Sebastes umbrosus isolate fSebUmb1 chromosome 16, fSebUmb1.pri, whole genome shotgun sequence includes:
- the LOC119504273 gene encoding uncharacterized protein LOC119504273 isoform X3 — protein: MLDTEGQWSEALASNNIRAIIRWLREFTAEAAGEADVDKILPTFSCWVQRTSEFAKKELLTLCFSRCQGLWMFLDRSSFTRVHLLLQRLRNLLTLAQWARRQLCSAHLWHGVGVPCVVCRDTFGSSDVRRGCWNREHRALKQHIWLGRLVQWWGIMGLLPKYPDAHEVKRISQMWKEMDHSHRKARLETPGCEEGEMERFRSLIQGMVTQLDIQHGCIWTSEDCTDQCYPPPNLQALLKLVLVPHIDNMSVQALLMYFVLDMANFLQCKGDLLQSFCHAFTIPSSFSQQIRAFWMLDHGHIKASMELLLSPRAAAPRLSWQHRCIIHCLLMRKQPQLALRYLHWTRPAIESTEDAKFCADVLLQNSCVPEAGALLKRGHTENDNVVMYFLQACNGFGLCAEALKCIPAGYNVERDIVNGTTRSQLPLIKKGRPPCPLSAKQYQAQRVNTVSPEELVQLVREAVIEVRKPQPKIREVVWPEHTERKSNSREMFLSTQALRHLTPSPSPMNMIEETEQTAHTDEPEEEQPVHNQQPESPEHISSSEDLSSESVPSFTLASSLPLLRQDRPHVYESTLTLQRISSFLTDGENQSREEEEESRTPSSVEALPDCPELTMTLDGATDLVFLSNSAEEGEEDVKTVFSSEDFLSVDAVSGPSMDETIPVNKSCRLYLPPQFYSDEVSQSVPSLCEPQVECHSFLSPDYENMACCKGEEVVHGPPDVTDLWSFDLTLDQEDQPDCIPSQIFSFSEAATPDCFLEEECQKTHEHQQQEEAVECFSQDLSCALSETTVLTDLHQSLLSEHPVASGSGVSVETGRQDISPLTPMWSSIFRTQLPISGSSLTPSLPCNIITTSAPSDTTNESSPISQLKMDEHNVQSTSAWLDHCKMGSWWTQDLETHRASTGLLPASEPGAAIASDTKRASLVLGQPYSHSLVNFMDFSAKQKGDSRDDKQADKEEPAGWSSLGKGSQGAIRSGRTLLRKGKRVKRA
- the LOC119504273 gene encoding uncharacterized protein LOC119504273 isoform X1, whose product is MLDTEGQWSEALASNNIRAIIRWLREFTAEAAGEADVDKILPTFSCWVQRTSEFAKKELLTLCFSRCQGLWMFLDRSSFTRVHLLLQRLRNLLTLAQWARRQLCSAHLWHGVGVPCVVCRDTFGSSDVRRGCWNREHRALKQHIWLGRLVQWWGIMGLLPKYPDAHEVKRISQMWKEMDHSHRKARLETPGCEEGEMERFRSLIQGMVTQLDIQHGCIWTSEDCTDQCYPPPNLQALLKLVLVPHIDNMSVQALLMYFVLDMANFLQCKGDLLQSFCHAFTIPSSFSQQIRAFWMLDHGHIKASMELLLSPRAAAPRLSWQHRCIIHCLLMRKQPQLALRYLHWTRPAIESTEDAKFCADVLLQNSCVPEAGALLKRGHTENDNVVMYFLQACNGFGLCAEALKCIPAGYNVERDIVNGTTRSQLPLIKKAGRPPCPLSAKQYQAQRVNTVSPEELVQLVREAVIEVRKPQPKIREVVWPEHTERKSNSREMFLSTQALRHLTPSPSPMNMIEETEQTAHTDEPEEEQPVHNQQPESPEHISSSEDLSSESVPSFTLASSLPLLRQDRPHVYESTLTLQRISSFLTDGENQSREEEEESRTPSSVEALPDCPELTMTLDGATDLVFLSNSAEEGEEDVKTVFSSEDFLSVDAVSGPSMDETIPVNKSCRLYLPPQFYSDEVSQSVPSLCEPQVECHSFLSPDYENMACCKGEEVVHGPPDVTDLWSFDLTLDQEDQPDCIPSQIFSFSEAATPDCFLEEECQKTHEHQQQEEAVECFSQDLSCALSETTVLTDLHQSLLSEHPVASGSGVSVETGRQDISPLTPMWSSIFRTQLPISGSSLTPSLPCNIITTSAPSDTTNESSPISQLKMDEHNVQSTSAWLDHCKMGSWWTQDLETHRASTGLLPASEPGAAIASDTKRASLVLGQPYSHSLVNFMDFSAKQKGDSRDDKQADKEEPAGWSSLGKGSQGAIRSGRTLLRKGKRVKRA
- the LOC119504273 gene encoding uncharacterized protein LOC119504273 isoform X2 yields the protein MLDTEGQWSEALASNNIRAIIRWLREFTAEAAGEADVDKILPTFSCWVQRTSEFAKKELLTLCFSRCQGLWMFLDRSSFTRVHLLLQRLRNLLTLAQWARRQLCSAHLWHGVGVPCVVCRDTFGSSDVRRGCWNREHRALKQHIWLGRLVQWWGIMGLLPKYPDAHEVKRISQMWKEMDHSHRKARLETPGCEEGEMERFRSLIQGMVTQLDIQHGCIWTSEDCTDQCYPPPNLQALLKLVLVPHIDNMSVQALLMYFVLDMANFLQCKGDLLQSFCHAFTIPSSFSQQIRAFWMLDHGHIKASMELLLSPRAAAPRLSWQHRCIIHCLLMRKQPQLALRYLHWTRPAIESTEDAKFCADVLLQNSCVPEAGALLKRGHTENDNVVMYFLQACNGFGLCAEALKCIPAGYNVERDIVNGTTRSQLPLIKKAGRPPCPLSAKQYQAQRVNTVSPEELVQLVREAVIEVRKPQPKIREVVWPEHTERKSNSREMFLSTQALRHLTPSPSPMNMIEETEQTAHTDEPEEEQPVHNQPESPEHISSSEDLSSESVPSFTLASSLPLLRQDRPHVYESTLTLQRISSFLTDGENQSREEEEESRTPSSVEALPDCPELTMTLDGATDLVFLSNSAEEGEEDVKTVFSSEDFLSVDAVSGPSMDETIPVNKSCRLYLPPQFYSDEVSQSVPSLCEPQVECHSFLSPDYENMACCKGEEVVHGPPDVTDLWSFDLTLDQEDQPDCIPSQIFSFSEAATPDCFLEEECQKTHEHQQQEEAVECFSQDLSCALSETTVLTDLHQSLLSEHPVASGSGVSVETGRQDISPLTPMWSSIFRTQLPISGSSLTPSLPCNIITTSAPSDTTNESSPISQLKMDEHNVQSTSAWLDHCKMGSWWTQDLETHRASTGLLPASEPGAAIASDTKRASLVLGQPYSHSLVNFMDFSAKQKGDSRDDKQADKEEPAGWSSLGKGSQGAIRSGRTLLRKGKRVKRA
- the LOC119504273 gene encoding uncharacterized protein LOC119504273 isoform X4, encoding MLDTEGQWSEALASNNIRAIIRWLREFTAEAAGEADVDKILPTFSCWVQRTSEFAKKELLTLCFSRCQGLWMFLDRSSFTRVHLLLQRLRNLLTLAQWARRQLCSAHLWHGVGVPCVVCRDTFGSSDVRRGCWNREHRALKQHIWLGRLVQWWGIMGLLPKYPDAHEVKRISQMWKEMDHSHRKARLETPGCEEGEMERFRSLIQGMVTQLDIQHGCIWTSEDCTDQCYPPPNLQALLKLVLVPHIDNMSVQALLMYFVLDMANFLQCKGDLLQSFCHAFTIPSSFSQQIRAFWMLDHGHIKASMELLLSPRAAAPRLSWQHRCIIHCLLMRKQPQLALRYLHWTRPAIESTEDAKFCADVLLQNSCVPEAGALLKRGHTENDNVVMYFLQACNGFGLCAEALKCIPAGYNVERDIVNGTTRSQLPLIKKAGRPPCPLSAKQYQAQRVNTVSPEELVQLVREAVIEVRKPQPKIREVVWPEHTERKSNSREMFLSTQALRHLTPSPSPMNMIEETEQTAHTDEPEEEQPVHNQQPESPEHISSSEDLSSESVPSFTLASSLPLLRQDRPHVYESTLTLQRISSFLTDGENQSREEEEESRTPSSVEALPDCPELTMTLDGATDLVFLSNSAEEGEEDVKTVFSSEDFLSVDAVSGPSMDETIPVNKSCRLYLPPQFYSDEVSQSVPSLCEPQVECHSFLSPDYENMACCKGEEVVHGPPDVTDLWSFDLTLDQEDQPDCIPSQIFSFSEAATPDCFLEEECQKTHEHQQQEEAVECFSQDLSCALSETTVLTDLHQSLLSEHPVASGSGVSVETGRQDISPLTPMWSSIFRTQLPISGSSLTPSLPCNIITTSAPSDTTNESSPISQLKMDEHNVQSTSAWLDHCKMGSWWTQDLETHRASTGLLPASEPGAAIASALHNQSPSYLTDVLHQQPLLL
- the LOC119504273 gene encoding uncharacterized protein LOC119504273 isoform X5, which encodes MGLLPKYPDAHEVKRISQMWKEMDHSHRKARLETPGCEEGEMERFRSLIQGMVTQLDIQHGCIWTSEDCTDQCYPPPNLQALLKLVLVPHIDNMSVQALLMYFVLDMANFLQCKGDLLQSFCHAFTIPSSFSQQIRAFWMLDHGHIKASMELLLSPRAAAPRLSWQHRCIIHCLLMRKQPQLALRYLHWTRPAIESTEDAKFCADVLLQNSCVPEAGALLKRGHTENDNVVMYFLQACNGFGLCAEALKCIPAGYNVERDIVNGTTRSQLPLIKKAGRPPCPLSAKQYQAQRVNTVSPEELVQLVREAVIEVRKPQPKIREVVWPEHTERKSNSREMFLSTQALRHLTPSPSPMNMIEETEQTAHTDEPEEEQPVHNQQPESPEHISSSEDLSSESVPSFTLASSLPLLRQDRPHVYESTLTLQRISSFLTDGENQSREEEEESRTPSSVEALPDCPELTMTLDGATDLVFLSNSAEEGEEDVKTVFSSEDFLSVDAVSGPSMDETIPVNKSCRLYLPPQFYSDEVSQSVPSLCEPQVECHSFLSPDYENMACCKGEEVVHGPPDVTDLWSFDLTLDQEDQPDCIPSQIFSFSEAATPDCFLEEECQKTHEHQQQEEAVECFSQDLSCALSETTVLTDLHQSLLSEHPVASGSGVSVETGRQDISPLTPMWSSIFRTQLPISGSSLTPSLPCNIITTSAPSDTTNESSPISQLKMDEHNVQSTSAWLDHCKMGSWWTQDLETHRASTGLLPASEPGAAIASDTKRASLVLGQPYSHSLVNFMDFSAKQKGDSRDDKQADKEEPAGWSSLGKGSQGAIRSGRTLLRKGKRVKRA